One stretch of Thermanaerosceptrum fracticalcis DNA includes these proteins:
- a CDS encoding type II toxin-antitoxin system Phd/YefM family antitoxin, whose protein sequence is MYKIIPSADLRNKYSQIAEFAKQNHEPVILTKNGEGDLIVMSIELFEEKETELQLYKRLAENKMDIAKGHYQSGSEFSKQLSKYIKNDNTNLINELKETYLKKEEPNHV, encoded by the coding sequence ATGTATAAAATCATTCCAAGTGCAGACTTAAGAAATAAATACTCCCAAATTGCAGAGTTTGCTAAACAAAATCATGAGCCTGTTATTTTAACTAAAAACGGAGAAGGGGACTTAATTGTTATGAGTATTGAGTTATTCGAAGAAAAAGAAACTGAATTACAGCTATATAAAAGACTTGCGGAAAACAAAATGGATATTGCAAAAGGTCATTACCAATCTGGATCAGAGTTTTCAAAACAGTTAAGTAAATATATTAAAAATGATAATACCAACTTAATAAATGAGCTTAAAGAGACTTATTTAAAAAAAGAAGAGCCGAACCATGTATAA
- a CDS encoding DRTGG domain-containing protein, translating to MTLSEIRRLLKANPLTDHNLDERNAETACGADLLSDVLVFTKEKTVLLTGLIHPQVIRTAEMLDLVGVVFVRGKEPSREIIDLAQAKDIPVLCTAYPMYESCGILYKAGLGGAPLD from the coding sequence ATGACCCTTTCAGAGATAAGAAGATTATTGAAAGCGAATCCTCTCACTGATCATAACTTAGACGAAAGGAATGCGGAAACGGCCTGTGGTGCCGACCTTTTAAGCGATGTTCTGGTTTTTACTAAAGAGAAAACTGTCCTCTTAACTGGACTTATTCATCCCCAGGTCATCAGGACCGCGGAAATGCTGGACCTGGTGGGAGTTGTTTTTGTAAGAGGGAAGGAGCCCTCCCGGGAGATCATAGATTTGGCCCAGGCTAAGGACATTCCTGTACTGTGTACCGCGTATCCTATGTATGAGTCCTGCGGCATCCTCTACAAAGCCGGTTTAGGAGGAGCACCCCTTGACTGA
- a CDS encoding PHP domain-containing protein, which translates to MREWTMDLHLHTCLSPCGDEEMTPPRVLQRVRNLGIEVIAVTDHNSAENVPAFVKKGQELGIKVIPGMEVQTSEDIHLLCFFDTVERVFAWQRVVYDHLPPLENKKKSLGEQWVVDAEGNKLYEVEKLLLVGTYLSVDEVVKKVQEMGGLCLAAHIDRQAFSLWGHLGFIPGDLLLHGVELTPHLPRCTEQLSSLEREGISYVVSSDAHRLEAIQPPQCFAYLEECTVTELKRALARQEGRYVRTLR; encoded by the coding sequence GTGAGGGAATGGACCATGGACCTTCATCTCCATACCTGTCTTTCCCCCTGTGGTGATGAAGAAATGACCCCTCCCAGGGTGTTGCAAAGGGTACGGAACTTGGGGATCGAGGTTATTGCCGTGACTGACCATAATTCTGCTGAAAATGTTCCGGCCTTTGTGAAAAAGGGGCAGGAATTGGGGATAAAAGTGATTCCCGGTATGGAAGTGCAGACCAGTGAGGATATTCATCTGCTATGTTTTTTTGATACAGTAGAGCGGGTTTTCGCCTGGCAAAGGGTTGTCTATGACCACCTGCCCCCCCTTGAAAATAAAAAGAAAAGCTTAGGCGAACAGTGGGTTGTGGACGCTGAGGGCAACAAGTTATATGAGGTGGAAAAACTGCTCCTGGTGGGGACATACCTTTCCGTGGACGAGGTGGTAAAAAAGGTGCAGGAAATGGGCGGCCTCTGCCTGGCTGCCCATATTGACCGCCAGGCTTTCAGCCTTTGGGGACACCTGGGATTCATACCCGGGGATTTGCTCTTACATGGTGTGGAGTTAACGCCCCATTTGCCCCGGTGTACGGAACAGCTCTCTTCTTTGGAAAGGGAAGGGATTAGCTATGTGGTATCCTCTGATGCCCACCGGCTGGAAGCTATTCAGCCTCCCCAGTGTTTCGCCTATTTAGAGGAATGTACTGTAACCGAGTTGAAAAGGGCCTTAGCCAGGCAGGAAGGCCGCTATGTCCGCACTTTGCGTTAG
- a CDS encoding SPOR domain-containing protein produces the protein MQRQPHLNRLLSIFLVVSAVVAASLVLGQVVGGFYLVNLAKDEIATVNPTKSAEQDSSGKKKVLRLKQFNYYTVQIAAFSQQEEALALGRKLAEKSLPVVITGEPPYKVCLGFVNNQEKLLTLANSIQVNGQKSIVVKGEVNSIAFKFAAEDTFAEKEIAPFLGRVSICLEKGLLLYGSTDIKDYPESDFKGKFSLLVGELYEVSTMGLNIARQEKARETTKGILILTERCRDWAKSLEVLNGQWQEKNLILSQQQALALVEDYYRFLGNSN, from the coding sequence GTGCAGCGACAGCCTCATCTAAATAGACTTCTCTCCATATTTCTAGTTGTTAGTGCAGTAGTTGCTGCGTCTTTAGTATTAGGACAGGTTGTTGGGGGCTTTTATCTTGTTAACCTTGCTAAAGATGAGATAGCAACCGTGAACCCAACTAAAAGTGCGGAGCAGGACAGTTCGGGTAAAAAAAAGGTTTTGCGGCTAAAACAATTTAATTATTATACAGTACAAATCGCCGCTTTCAGCCAGCAGGAAGAAGCCCTGGCCTTGGGCAGGAAGCTGGCCGAAAAAAGTTTGCCCGTAGTGATAACCGGAGAGCCTCCTTACAAGGTCTGTTTAGGCTTTGTCAACAATCAGGAAAAATTACTGACTCTCGCCAACAGTATACAGGTTAATGGTCAAAAGTCTATTGTCGTTAAAGGTGAGGTTAATTCTATCGCTTTTAAATTTGCAGCAGAAGATACTTTTGCCGAAAAGGAAATTGCGCCTTTTTTGGGCCGGGTCAGCATCTGCCTGGAGAAGGGATTGTTATTATACGGCAGTACCGATATAAAAGATTATCCGGAAAGTGATTTTAAAGGAAAATTTTCCCTCCTGGTCGGGGAACTGTATGAAGTATCCACCATGGGCTTAAATATTGCCCGCCAGGAGAAAGCCCGTGAGACAACCAAAGGAATACTGATTTTAACGGAAAGGTGTCGGGATTGGGCCAAAAGTTTAGAAGTGTTAAATGGCCAGTGGCAGGAAAAAAACCTTATCCTCAGCCAGCAGCAAGCCCTGGCTCTTGTGGAAGACTATTACAGGTTTTTAGGTAATTCTAACTAA
- a CDS encoding ATP-binding protein, with amino-acid sequence MRELSLHILDIVQNSLAAQAGTIKILVKEEREKDLLFIEIADDGCGMSEDQVKKALDPFYTTRTTRKVGLGLSLLQANCQACGGDVEIVSSPGQGTVVKALFKHSHIDRPPLGDMVSTLVALITGAPQVRFVYCHSVDGKEYCFDTAQVKEILEDVPINSPEVITWLKDYLREKERVLASQ; translated from the coding sequence ATGCGTGAATTAAGTTTACACATCCTGGATATTGTCCAGAACTCTCTGGCGGCCCAGGCGGGCACCATTAAGATCCTGGTAAAGGAAGAGCGAGAAAAAGACCTGCTCTTCATCGAAATAGCCGATGACGGATGCGGTATGTCTGAGGACCAGGTAAAAAAGGCGCTGGATCCTTTTTATACTACACGAACAACCCGCAAGGTGGGTTTAGGATTGTCCCTGTTACAGGCCAATTGCCAGGCCTGCGGGGGAGATGTAGAAATCGTGTCCTCCCCCGGCCAGGGTACGGTGGTGAAGGCGTTATTTAAACACAGTCATATTGACAGGCCTCCCCTGGGTGATATGGTTTCTACCCTTGTGGCCCTGATCACAGGCGCTCCCCAGGTACGTTTTGTCTATTGCCACAGTGTAGACGGCAAGGAATACTGTTTTGATACTGCCCAGGTGAAAGAGATACTGGAGGATGTGCCTATCAACAGTCCCGAGGTCATAACCTGGCTAAAAGATTACCTCCGGGAAAAAGAGAGAGTGCTGGCCAGTCAATAA
- a CDS encoding redox-sensing transcriptional repressor Rex has product MKTLKIPEATIIRLSVYSRYLTQLDKNGITTISSGEIADGVGGTPAQVRKDLAYFGEFGTRGVGYNVRDLNEQIIKILGLSNKWNVVIVGAGNLGSALTQYKGFLERGFNVVAVFDNDINKVGLRLSGIPIYPIARAEEIVKQERVQIGIIAVPAPYAQEVADTLVQAGVKAILNFAPRVISVPDDIELRNVDLAVNLEILTFNLGMNKK; this is encoded by the coding sequence TTGAAAACCTTGAAGATTCCTGAAGCAACCATTATTAGATTATCCGTATATTCAAGATATCTGACCCAACTGGATAAGAACGGGATAACTACTATTTCCTCGGGTGAAATTGCTGACGGTGTTGGGGGTACTCCCGCCCAAGTCCGAAAAGACCTGGCCTATTTTGGTGAGTTTGGCACCCGGGGTGTAGGGTACAATGTAAGGGATTTAAACGAACAGATAATTAAGATTCTCGGGCTCTCCAACAAGTGGAACGTAGTCATTGTCGGTGCCGGTAACCTGGGCTCCGCCCTTACCCAGTACAAGGGCTTCCTGGAGAGAGGTTTTAATGTGGTGGCCGTCTTTGATAACGATATTAATAAAGTGGGCTTAAGATTATCGGGTATTCCCATTTATCCCATTGCCCGTGCAGAGGAGATTGTTAAGCAGGAAAGGGTGCAGATTGGCATTATTGCCGTGCCTGCTCCTTACGCTCAGGAGGTAGCCGATACCCTGGTCCAAGCAGGTGTCAAAGCCATTCTTAACTTTGCACCTCGTGTCATCTCCGTGCCTGACGATATAGAGCTGCGTAACGTGGATTTGGCCGTAAACCTGGAAATATTGACCTTTAACTTAGGAATGAATAAGAAATAA
- a CDS encoding CBS domain-containing protein translates to MTEKHHLPKVADVMTREVISVPKYATVRQAKEIMRIKSISGMPVVDRDNTMIGIISIADIIKAMEEGNLDAPVDKVMTRQVVSLCEHDTVGQALKVFRQYGYGRLPVIDDRRHVLGVLTQSDIVSRLVQILEIDKVDESKETHLSEDFESYIFEYHIQGMDFDRAGEGASTLKKILNDLGIKGSVVRRCAIVAYEAEMNVVIHAYEGKMTARVTPKEITITVDDTGPGIKDISLALKPGYSTAPDRVRKMGFGAGMGLPNIKKSADEFFIESSPQGTHLHIKIYIE, encoded by the coding sequence TTGACTGAAAAACATCACTTGCCTAAAGTTGCCGATGTCATGACCAGGGAAGTTATCAGTGTTCCAAAGTACGCTACTGTGCGCCAGGCCAAGGAGATCATGCGCATTAAGAGTATCTCCGGGATGCCTGTGGTAGACAGGGATAATACCATGATAGGAATCATCAGTATAGCCGATATCATCAAAGCCATGGAGGAAGGCAATTTAGATGCCCCTGTGGACAAGGTCATGACGAGACAGGTTGTTTCCCTCTGTGAACATGATACCGTAGGACAGGCTTTGAAAGTTTTCCGCCAGTACGGGTACGGGAGACTTCCCGTCATAGACGACCGGCGGCATGTGTTGGGAGTCCTCACCCAAAGTGATATTGTGTCCCGCCTGGTACAAATACTGGAAATTGATAAGGTGGATGAGAGTAAGGAAACCCATTTGTCAGAGGACTTTGAATCGTACATCTTCGAGTATCATATTCAGGGTATGGATTTTGACCGGGCAGGGGAGGGGGCCAGCACCTTAAAGAAAATCCTTAACGATTTGGGAATCAAGGGGTCTGTAGTGAGACGCTGTGCTATTGTCGCTTATGAAGCGGAGATGAATGTGGTCATTCATGCTTACGAGGGTAAGATGACCGCACGGGTGACACCCAAGGAAATAACGATTACGGTAGATGACACGGGACCTGGGATTAAAGATATCTCTCTGGCTTTGAAACCCGGATATTCCACGGCCCCGGACAGGGTAAGAAAGATGGGCTTTGGGGCAGGCATGGGTCTTCCCAATATCAAAAAATCGGCTGATGAATTTTTTATTGAATCATCTCCCCAAGGTACCCACCTGCACATCAAAATATACATTGAATGA